The Saprospiraceae bacterium genome includes a window with the following:
- a CDS encoding transposase, translating into MCKLSESKHNPSDYNDPNQSDGPFTDIGSLFRAYKEAYIHLYKPQKHEIKFIKDVSKCKTPALGGIVISCRSCKKKTYLYKSCGNNQCPKCQSIKRIQWQDKLASKMLKCPYQHIIFTIPHELNYIGKGHPKLLYGVLFKAAWLTIERLARDPENVGGTPGMTAVLHTFGSDLKQHIHLHTLVTFGGVSKDGKWVWPKRKNKIAPYRKICSTFKTIFIKELESQLQKIDPSYYQTVKGIINSTKEVRWCVHNTPPTAHTKVIEEYLGRYICRIGVSNKKIQYDEKQQIVKMEYNDYTNQKPNEAAPKAIKQLDPIVAMRQIMIHVLPPNFQKVRTYGIMTKSKSEK; encoded by the coding sequence ATGTGTAAACTTTCAGAGTCAAAGCATAATCCATCCGATTACAACGATCCAAATCAGTCTGATGGGCCATTCACAGACATAGGATCACTATTTAGAGCGTACAAAGAAGCATATATCCACCTATACAAACCGCAGAAGCACGAGATCAAATTTATCAAAGATGTAAGTAAATGTAAAACACCCGCGCTCGGAGGGATAGTGATAAGTTGTAGGAGTTGCAAAAAGAAGACCTACTTATATAAGTCATGTGGCAATAATCAGTGTCCAAAATGTCAAAGTATAAAACGTATACAATGGCAAGACAAGCTGGCGAGCAAGATGCTTAAATGTCCCTATCAGCACATCATCTTTACCATACCTCACGAGCTAAATTATATAGGAAAAGGCCATCCAAAACTATTGTATGGCGTGCTATTTAAGGCAGCTTGGCTCACCATAGAACGACTGGCAAGAGACCCAGAAAATGTAGGAGGTACACCCGGAATGACAGCCGTACTGCATACATTTGGCTCAGATCTCAAACAACATATACACCTGCATACCCTGGTCACCTTTGGAGGTGTAAGCAAGGATGGCAAATGGGTATGGCCCAAACGAAAAAATAAAATCGCACCGTATCGCAAAATATGTAGCACCTTCAAAACCATCTTTATCAAAGAGCTGGAAAGTCAGCTGCAGAAAATCGATCCATCGTATTATCAAACAGTAAAAGGTATCATCAATAGTACCAAAGAAGTGAGGTGGTGTGTACACAACACGCCACCTACTGCTCATACCAAAGTCATAGAAGAATACCTAGGTCGATACATATGCAGAATAGGAGTAAGTAATAAAAAAATACAGTATGATGAAAAACAACAGATCGTAAAAATGGAATACAATGACTACACAAATCAAAAACCCAATGAAGCAGCGCCTAAAGCGATCAAGCAACTCGACCCCATAGTAGCCATGCGACAAATCATGATACATGTCTTACCTCCCAACTTTCAAAAAGTAAGAACATATGGCATCATGACCAAATCAAAATCCGAAAAATAA
- a CDS encoding tyrosine-type recombinase/integrase: MIPVHNHLKAYEERLILLNSPVKTRISYLTILRKYLQYCNDQSIEDPFTDPAVKQYLLYRYSQKMDWKTINMDYSSIKKYFVEVLQKAWNTPMFPRPKVNKELPNVISKEEVQKLISHVRNLKYKALFIFLYATGMRISEALSVKVKDIDSDRLQIKIDKGKGHKDRYVDVPMELIEILRQYYKIYRPTDRLFYGETTQDALPERNIQHAMKRAKEKAGIIHDVSPHTLRHCYATHHMEHGTNIVYIQKMLGHTNLKTTSIYLHLCVNFQSQSIIHPITTIQISLMGHSQT, translated from the coding sequence ATGATACCTGTACACAACCACCTGAAGGCTTATGAGGAGCGACTGATATTGCTCAATTCACCAGTTAAAACCCGGATTTCTTACCTGACAATATTGAGGAAGTATCTCCAATATTGTAACGATCAGAGCATAGAAGATCCATTTACAGATCCTGCTGTAAAACAATATCTTTTATATAGATACAGTCAAAAAATGGATTGGAAAACCATCAATATGGATTACTCATCCATTAAAAAATACTTTGTTGAAGTACTTCAAAAAGCGTGGAATACCCCGATGTTCCCACGACCCAAAGTAAATAAAGAACTGCCCAATGTCATATCAAAAGAAGAAGTACAAAAGCTCATTTCGCACGTACGCAATCTCAAATACAAAGCCTTATTCATCTTCCTATATGCTACAGGGATGCGCATAAGTGAGGCCTTGTCGGTCAAGGTAAAAGACATTGATTCTGATAGACTACAGATCAAGATAGATAAAGGCAAGGGTCACAAAGACAGATATGTAGATGTACCGATGGAATTGATAGAAATATTAAGACAATATTACAAAATCTACAGACCTACAGACAGACTTTTTTATGGGGAGACAACACAAGATGCACTGCCTGAACGCAACATACAGCATGCCATGAAACGAGCTAAAGAGAAAGCAGGCATCATCCATGATGTGAGCCCACATACATTGCGTCATTGCTACGCTACCCATCATATGGAACATGGAACGAATATTGTATATATACAGAAGATGTTAGGTCACACCAATCTAAAAACGACCTCGATATACCTTCATTTATGTGTAAACTTTCAGAGTCAAAGCATAATCCATCCGATTACAACGATCCAAATCAGTCTGATGGGCCATTCACAGACATAG
- a CDS encoding pseudouridine synthase has protein sequence MDQEHISLNKYISDTGFCSRREADKLIDAGRVMINNIVAKKGNRVSKGDKVSLDGELISIKPKPVYIAFHKPIGVVCTTDQRDPDNIIDHLNYSERIFPVGRLDKMSQGLILLTNDGDIVNKILRAGNYHEKEYIVTVNKTVDQAFIKTMATGVPILDTVTRPCKVYKINDHTFSIILTQGLNRQIRRMCEYLGYTVKALTRIRIMDLTLDGIAYDTWRYLTEAEMLNLLDLVRHSRK, from the coding sequence ATGGATCAGGAACACATCAGTCTCAACAAATACATCAGTGATACAGGGTTTTGCTCGCGTCGGGAAGCCGATAAGCTCATCGATGCCGGCAGGGTGATGATCAATAACATCGTGGCCAAAAAAGGCAACAGAGTAAGTAAGGGAGATAAGGTGTCACTTGATGGGGAACTGATCTCTATCAAACCAAAACCCGTATACATTGCCTTCCACAAGCCTATAGGTGTGGTGTGTACAACGGATCAAAGAGATCCTGACAATATCATTGACCACCTGAACTATAGTGAGCGCATATTTCCGGTAGGCAGACTGGATAAAATGTCACAAGGACTGATCCTCCTGACCAATGACGGCGATATAGTAAATAAGATACTCCGTGCAGGCAACTATCATGAAAAAGAATACATCGTCACGGTAAATAAAACTGTAGACCAGGCTTTTATCAAGACTATGGCTACCGGAGTACCTATCCTGGATACCGTTACCCGCCCATGTAAAGTATACAAAATCAATGATCATACTTTCTCCATCATCCTCACACAGGGACTCAACCGTCAGATCCGTCGCATGTGCGAATATCTGGGATACACCGTAAAAGCCCTCACGAGAATCAGAATTATGGATCTCACGCTCGATGGCATAGCATACGATACCTGGCGATACCTCACAGAAGCCGAGATGCTCAACCTGCTGGACCTGGTCAGACACTCGAGAAAGTGA
- a CDS encoding glucosaminidase domain-containing protein yields the protein MVAVIKHSVMAISLIFASAVYVFGNKKLTENYINRYKNMAISEMHRTGIPASIKLAQGILESDLGRSPLAGQANNHFGIKCSKDWTGLTYYKHDDDTDSTGTIIESCFRAYESGEQSYIAHSEFLTHPSKKSRYGFLFDLATTDYVGWANGLKFAGYASDPSYPSKLIKIIETNRLFEYDEQINTERFTLVTTVPQDNKKVSQKKETEKNVPEKNVIRSEITTNESNDKLAKSVIGKYKTNKINDVRMVHAFGGESIKELALRNKKDVYELLEYNERIQSLDYILQSDEIVYFDKKKKSVEDVSLAFHTISKKETLYKIAQKYGIRLESIMNKNNLPEDAEPLQGELVSLSRHLNKKESPKYRIVEKFDTFIDFGGLQ from the coding sequence ATGGTGGCTGTAATAAAACATAGTGTAATGGCGATAAGCCTGATTTTTGCAAGTGCAGTATATGTATTTGGCAATAAAAAATTAACAGAAAATTATATAAACAGGTATAAAAATATGGCCATCTCAGAGATGCACAGGACAGGTATTCCGGCGAGCATCAAGTTGGCACAAGGCATACTCGAATCTGATCTGGGCAGAAGTCCGCTGGCAGGCCAGGCCAACAATCATTTTGGCATCAAGTGCAGCAAGGACTGGACCGGGCTTACTTATTACAAACATGATGATGATACCGACAGCACTGGCACCATCATCGAAAGCTGCTTCAGGGCTTATGAAAGTGGCGAACAATCATATATAGCACATTCAGAATTTCTGACTCATCCTTCCAAGAAGTCAAGGTATGGCTTCCTGTTTGATTTAGCTACCACAGATTATGTCGGGTGGGCCAATGGGTTGAAGTTTGCCGGATACGCATCTGACCCTTCCTACCCGTCCAAGCTGATCAAAATCATCGAAACCAACCGTCTTTTCGAATATGACGAACAGATCAATACTGAAAGATTCACCTTGGTCACCACAGTACCTCAGGACAATAAAAAAGTCAGTCAAAAGAAAGAGACAGAAAAAAATGTACCTGAAAAAAATGTCATAAGATCTGAGATTACAACTAATGAAAGCAATGATAAGCTTGCAAAATCTGTGATCGGCAAGTACAAAACGAACAAAATCAATGACGTCAGGATGGTTCATGCTTTCGGTGGTGAATCAATCAAAGAATTGGCTCTGCGCAACAAAAAAGATGTGTACGAGCTACTCGAATATAATGAACGTATCCAAAGTCTGGACTACATCCTGCAGTCTGACGAAATTGTGTATTTTGATAAGAAGAAAAAATCTGTTGAAGACGTATCACTCGCGTTTCATACTATATCCAAAAAAGAGACCTTGTACAAAATAGCTCAAAAATATGGTATCAGGCTGGAAAGCATCATGAATAAAAACAATCTTCCGGAAGATGCTGAACCTCTGCAGGGTGAATTGGTAAGCCTTTCAAGACATCTGAATAAAAAGGAAAGCCCTAAATACAGAATAGTGGAGAAATTCGATACTTTTATAGACTTCGGAGGATTGCAGTAA
- a CDS encoding DUF937 domain-containing protein produces MDITDLLQGPMKDIIINQVGQQLGLGNSQQTNSAVDGVLATIMNAVAKNASSPEGAGGLMAALDRDHDGSILNDLGGFLSGAVQPQNPKTANGAGILKHLLGEKQDTAAESISKASGIDTGKILSMMATLAPVVLGFLGKAKQSMPQQPQQQQTGGGLLDFIQGATKTVNQQPSTQSIFSKLLDKDGDGSMIDDIAEMGVKSIFGKILGGK; encoded by the coding sequence ATGGACATTACAGATTTGCTACAGGGACCGATGAAAGATATCATCATAAACCAGGTAGGTCAGCAATTAGGCTTAGGCAACTCACAACAAACAAACTCAGCAGTAGATGGTGTATTGGCTACTATCATGAATGCTGTGGCAAAGAATGCCAGTTCTCCTGAGGGTGCAGGTGGACTGATGGCAGCACTGGACAGAGACCACGATGGCAGCATACTGAACGACCTTGGAGGATTTTTGTCTGGCGCAGTACAACCTCAGAACCCCAAAACAGCCAATGGAGCAGGTATATTGAAGCATCTGTTGGGAGAAAAACAAGATACTGCTGCAGAATCTATCTCAAAAGCCAGCGGTATCGATACAGGCAAAATTTTGTCTATGATGGCCACACTGGCTCCTGTAGTGTTAGGTTTCCTTGGTAAAGCAAAACAATCCATGCCGCAACAACCCCAACAACAGCAAACAGGTGGCGGATTGCTTGATTTTATACAAGGTGCTACAAAAACTGTCAACCAACAACCTTCTACACAGAGTATTTTTTCAAAACTGCTGGACAAGGATGGTGATGGAAGCATGATTGATGACATCGCTGAGATGGGTGTAAAATCTATTTTCGGCAAGATACTGGGCGGAAAATAA
- a CDS encoding RNA pseudouridine synthase has product MDLSALKILTEKGPSESDYSIIDETEDFVVVLKKHGIAVQATDNEKYDLETILKKKYNQNIFVLNRIDQPVTGIVIFGKNKEFASEFTEMLKDRTVKKTYLAIVSGVPEKDPTILKHYIKKLHNRAMTADIKVDDYYKEAILEYTLLQSFDNYFLLRIDLKTGRFHQIRAQLATMDMPIKGDLKYGSKRPNLDRSICLVSYELEFTHPFTGKKYSYKSPLPQNDVLWGLVDTDKL; this is encoded by the coding sequence ATGGATCTTTCTGCTTTAAAAATTCTTACTGAAAAAGGACCTTCTGAATCAGATTATAGTATCATAGATGAAACTGAAGATTTTGTAGTTGTCCTGAAAAAACACGGAATTGCCGTTCAGGCCACCGATAATGAAAAATATGATCTTGAAACTATCCTCAAGAAGAAGTACAACCAGAATATTTTTGTTCTTAACAGAATAGATCAACCGGTAACGGGTATTGTTATTTTTGGTAAAAATAAAGAATTTGCCAGTGAATTTACAGAAATGCTGAAAGACAGAACTGTAAAAAAAACGTATCTTGCCATAGTCTCTGGTGTACCTGAAAAAGATCCAACCATACTGAAACATTATATCAAAAAGCTCCACAACAGAGCGATGACCGCAGACATAAAGGTGGATGACTATTACAAAGAAGCGATACTTGAGTACACTTTATTGCAGTCATTTGACAACTACTTTTTGCTCAGAATAGATCTGAAGACGGGAAGATTTCATCAGATCAGAGCACAGCTTGCGACTATGGATATGCCCATAAAAGGTGATCTGAAATATGGCTCAAAACGTCCCAACTTAGACAGAAGTATATGTCTGGTATCTTACGAACTTGAGTTTACCCATCCCTTTACAGGTAAAAAATATTCGTATAAATCACCTTTACCTCAAAATGATGTTTTGTGGGGACTTGTGGATACCGACAAGCTGTAG
- a CDS encoding OsmC family protein codes for MDSHVYNVDLHWVADRIGEVSSPELLDTIDVATPPQFPKGVDGVWSPEHFFTAAVNSCFMTTFLAVAENSKLEFKKFHCSAEGKLEKIDGKYLMTEVLLKPELVITHEADIEKAERILIKSEQACLISNSITSKVSLQPVIKVG; via the coding sequence ATGGACTCACATGTATATAACGTAGATCTCCACTGGGTGGCAGACCGCATAGGTGAAGTGTCTTCACCTGAATTATTGGATACCATTGACGTGGCCACACCACCGCAATTTCCCAAAGGGGTGGACGGCGTTTGGTCGCCTGAGCATTTTTTTACGGCAGCGGTCAACAGTTGTTTTATGACTACTTTCCTGGCTGTTGCTGAAAATTCAAAATTAGAATTTAAAAAGTTTCATTGTTCTGCCGAAGGTAAACTGGAAAAAATAGACGGTAAATATCTCATGACTGAAGTATTACTAAAACCAGAGCTTGTGATCACCCATGAAGCTGACATAGAGAAAGCTGAAAGAATCCTCATAAAATCGGAGCAGGCATGTCTTATTTCAAACTCTATCACATCCAAAGTCTCGCTGCAGCCAGTAATTAAAGTGGGTTAA
- a CDS encoding rhodanese-like domain-containing protein, with amino-acid sequence MNIEELIANNHGTIIDVRTPMEYMGGHVADSINIPLMELPYRMDEIKNMDLPVIFCCASGNRSGQATQFCLNQGVDAFNGGPWTTVNYYKSLTHQI; translated from the coding sequence ATGAATATCGAAGAGCTAATAGCAAATAATCATGGTACCATCATAGATGTACGTACACCTATGGAATATATGGGCGGTCATGTAGCAGACTCCATCAATATACCGCTTATGGAATTGCCATATCGGATGGATGAAATCAAAAATATGGATCTACCTGTCATTTTCTGTTGTGCATCCGGAAACAGAAGCGGGCAGGCAACACAATTTTGTTTGAATCAAGGGGTCGATGCGTTCAATGGAGGCCCATGGACCACAGTAAACTATTACAAATCACTTACCCATCAAATTTGA
- the smpB gene encoding SsrA-binding protein SmpB, translating to MGTKLVTKEIVNRKAKFEYSFLQMFEAGIVLTGTEVKALRLGLANLNDAYCLFDHGNLIVKNMFISEYDHGTIYNHDSRRDRRLLLRKTELKKMERRVTEKGFTIVPYRLYFSERGFAKLEVALAQGKKAFDKRESIKERDSKRDMDRLKKIKL from the coding sequence ATGGGTACAAAATTAGTTACCAAAGAAATTGTCAACCGCAAGGCAAAATTTGAATACAGCTTCCTCCAAATGTTTGAAGCCGGGATTGTGCTTACAGGCACAGAAGTAAAAGCGCTCAGACTTGGACTTGCCAATCTCAATGATGCGTATTGTCTTTTTGACCATGGCAATTTGATTGTAAAAAACATGTTTATTTCAGAGTACGATCACGGTACCATATACAACCATGATTCGCGCAGAGACAGAAGGCTGCTGTTGAGAAAAACGGAATTGAAAAAAATGGAAAGAAGGGTGACTGAAAAAGGATTTACCATAGTTCCTTACAGATTGTATTTTTCAGAAAGAGGATTTGCAAAGCTTGAAGTTGCATTGGCTCAAGGCAAAAAAGCATTTGACAAACGTGAATCTATCAAAGAGAGAGACTCCAAAAGGGATATGGATCGATTGAAGAAAATCAAACTATAA
- a CDS encoding tetratricopeptide repeat protein, producing MKIVSIFISLFFFVINISFGQTKSPKTYALVIGVSVYQDPKITSLKHAHKDAEAFAEFCLSASGLNMAAEQLKVLINEKASYWDIVSGLEWLKTNAKRDDQIYIYFAGHGDMESKVLQYGYLLANDSRYMNYIGRSLSLDDLNKTAHTLSVEREAQVFLITDACHSGKLAGVDFDGSNLVLLELKQVVDDNEVRMTSCDEQQLSYEDKIWGDGRGAFSYFLTRGMSGEADGVDGTKDGNITIGEIKSFLNRNVPEVVLKVKKKNQNPVVKGGTNGTILNSYKASAGTQNVTTAKQTSNEISTDTGSRSVSAEPNNEREEDIRNTTISKARDQNTDFKILSSKPVSEIVNVLLHSLIKEKEYDKKTLSSVPSQQVVAKALYNLVQEIIDLYLSADETELEKREYYKQIDKPYDQYPYMLDIAIKLLPKDHLIIPSLKMQRAYMSGLNARLKAPFKGNFKAQIDTAIIYQEKALSIDSSAAYIHNELGVLNSLNGRLDTAISYYERANSIAPLWPIPYSNLANAYYIKKDFVKAKEYVDTAFQKQENLPTPYIIDGNLYTIKSNYLYAEEQYQRAIKINSYNFVPFDRLGDVYLKLQDYQTAEKYYQDATKRKAVLESIDEEVMNILPLIKSIVPNKILSPPDTTKLSNDVISCFVFGKIHFDKKEDIEAKKWFEKVVILDPENPMVYQYLGQIASDSEEYGLSEYYFNLAIKFHLQESLLFDHIRNVTKGVTLHEDVLKYYEASNFDIYKPNLSLARTYEKWNHYHFAMQQYQKCIELKPTEKAAYIQLWKLYQSQMELESAETVIHKFGQVYPDELDEALGEHYEWALSKYTEDVQKTAHYAYKYGLLMHKYVMKQPKEIFTGLAQSKTNEELVIQQKIKKYLTKGIEMLEIVESATIDKFIKTDVFTKLGDLYLHSHKHEKALEYYESYLNFQEDNHSIRSLAAKCADHEYLFKKALSHLTTLEQSNSLKYEDAIILAKYYMKNGEKEKSITLYEKIANTHPFLKKEIENDIIKLHLRFGDYQKAIELIYKCKESNKTDMNLEYMLARANAGLNKPDEALEHLQNAESMGFHYGFVYKNDDNFDPYRTTSDWQTINSKMNQYIETKMAASKKQP from the coding sequence TTGAAAATTGTATCAATTTTTATCTCACTCTTTTTCTTTGTAATAAATATTTCTTTTGGTCAAACAAAGAGTCCCAAAACCTATGCCTTAGTCATCGGTGTCTCTGTATACCAAGATCCAAAAATCACATCATTAAAGCATGCCCACAAAGATGCCGAAGCGTTTGCTGAATTTTGTCTCTCAGCATCAGGATTAAATATGGCAGCTGAACAATTGAAGGTTTTAATCAATGAAAAAGCATCTTACTGGGATATCGTAAGTGGACTCGAATGGCTCAAAACCAATGCTAAAAGAGACGATCAGATTTACATATATTTTGCAGGACACGGGGATATGGAAAGCAAAGTGCTCCAATATGGTTACCTTTTGGCAAACGACTCAAGATATATGAACTATATAGGCAGATCACTGTCTCTGGACGATCTCAATAAAACAGCACATACTTTGTCCGTGGAACGAGAAGCTCAAGTTTTCCTGATTACCGACGCATGCCACTCAGGTAAGCTCGCTGGAGTTGATTTTGATGGCAGTAATCTTGTATTACTGGAGCTGAAGCAGGTGGTCGATGACAATGAAGTACGAATGACATCCTGCGATGAACAGCAATTGTCTTATGAAGATAAAATTTGGGGTGATGGCAGAGGTGCATTTTCATATTTTCTGACCAGAGGCATGTCGGGCGAAGCTGACGGAGTAGATGGAACTAAGGATGGAAATATCACCATTGGAGAAATTAAATCATTTTTAAATCGCAACGTGCCTGAAGTTGTTTTGAAAGTCAAGAAAAAAAATCAAAATCCCGTAGTAAAAGGCGGAACAAATGGTACCATTTTAAATTCATATAAAGCATCCGCCGGCACTCAAAATGTGACGACAGCTAAACAAACAAGTAATGAAATCAGTACCGACACTGGCTCCAGAAGTGTTTCAGCTGAACCCAATAATGAACGGGAAGAAGATATTAGGAATACCACAATATCAAAGGCCAGGGACCAAAATACGGACTTTAAAATACTATCATCTAAACCAGTATCTGAAATTGTAAATGTGCTTTTGCATTCATTAATTAAAGAAAAGGAATACGATAAAAAGACTCTATCCTCAGTGCCATCTCAACAGGTTGTTGCTAAGGCTCTGTACAACTTAGTGCAAGAGATCATAGATCTATACTTGAGTGCAGACGAAACAGAGCTTGAAAAAAGAGAATATTACAAACAGATAGATAAGCCCTATGATCAGTATCCTTACATGCTCGACATTGCCATCAAATTGCTTCCAAAAGACCACCTTATCATTCCCTCATTAAAGATGCAAAGAGCATACATGAGTGGGTTAAATGCCAGATTGAAAGCTCCATTTAAAGGTAATTTCAAAGCACAAATAGATACAGCCATTATATATCAAGAGAAGGCCTTATCTATAGACTCAAGTGCCGCATATATACACAATGAACTGGGTGTACTAAATAGTTTAAATGGAAGATTGGATACGGCTATTTCTTATTATGAGAGGGCCAATTCTATAGCACCTCTATGGCCGATACCATATTCCAATCTTGCCAATGCTTATTACATAAAAAAAGATTTTGTTAAGGCAAAAGAATATGTGGATACTGCCTTTCAAAAACAAGAAAACTTACCAACTCCCTATATAATCGATGGAAATTTATACACAATAAAAAGTAACTACCTCTATGCAGAGGAGCAATATCAAAGAGCTATAAAAATTAATAGTTATAATTTTGTTCCCTTTGATAGGTTAGGAGACGTATATCTTAAACTGCAAGACTATCAGACGGCTGAAAAATATTATCAAGACGCAACCAAAAGAAAAGCAGTCCTTGAGAGTATTGATGAAGAAGTGATGAATATATTACCATTGATTAAAAGTATTGTTCCTAATAAAATTTTATCTCCACCTGACACAACTAAGTTATCAAATGATGTTATTTCTTGTTTTGTCTTTGGTAAAATCCATTTTGACAAAAAAGAAGATATTGAAGCAAAAAAGTGGTTTGAAAAAGTGGTAATTTTAGACCCGGAAAACCCAATGGTTTACCAATATCTGGGTCAAATAGCAAGTGATTCCGAAGAATATGGTCTTTCAGAGTATTATTTTAATCTTGCGATTAAATTTCATTTGCAAGAAAGTTTATTATTCGATCATATAAGAAATGTGACTAAAGGGGTAACACTCCATGAAGATGTTTTAAAGTATTATGAGGCTTCCAATTTTGATATATATAAACCCAATCTTTCTCTTGCAAGGACTTATGAAAAATGGAATCATTACCACTTCGCCATGCAACAATATCAAAAATGTATTGAACTGAAACCTACCGAAAAGGCAGCATATATACAACTGTGGAAATTGTATCAGAGTCAAATGGAATTAGAATCAGCTGAAACCGTAATCCACAAATTTGGTCAGGTTTATCCTGACGAGTTGGATGAGGCCCTTGGGGAACACTACGAATGGGCATTAAGCAAATATACAGAAGACGTCCAAAAAACTGCTCATTATGCTTACAAATATGGCTTACTTATGCACAAATACGTCATGAAACAACCTAAAGAAATATTTACAGGATTAGCTCAATCAAAGACGAATGAAGAGTTAGTGATACAGCAAAAAATTAAGAAATATCTGACTAAGGGAATAGAAATGTTAGAAATAGTGGAGTCAGCCACTATTGATAAATTTATCAAAACAGACGTTTTTACTAAGTTGGGAGATCTGTATTTGCACTCCCATAAACATGAAAAAGCGCTGGAATACTATGAGTCTTACTTAAATTTTCAAGAAGATAACCACTCCATCAGAAGTTTAGCAGCTAAATGTGCTGATCATGAATATTTGTTTAAAAAAGCATTAAGTCATTTGACCACACTGGAGCAATCAAATAGTCTTAAATATGAAGATGCCATCATTTTGGCAAAATACTATATGAAAAATGGAGAAAAAGAAAAGTCAATAACATTATATGAAAAGATCGCCAATACACATCCATTTCTAAAAAAAGAGATAGAAAATGATATAATCAAGCTACATCTTCGATTTGGTGATTATCAAAAAGCCATTGAATTGATTTACAAGTGTAAAGAAAGTAACAAAACAGATATGAATCTGGAATATATGCTTGCCAGAGCCAATGCCGGATTAAACAAACCGGACGAAGCTTTAGAGCATCTTCAAAATGCTGAAAGTATGGGGTTCCATTATGGTTTTGTATATAAAAATGACGATAATTTTGATCCATACCGAACCACATCAGATTGGCAAACCATCAACTCTAAAATGAATCAATATATTGAAACCAAAATGGCAGCATCAAAAAAGCAGCCATAA